The genomic interval AGTTCGATTCACATACAAGAAGATCAGCTTGTTTAGAAAATGGGATAAATTCTTCTTTAAAAGCGGAATCCGCTGTATAGACGACGGTACTTCTTTGATCCGTTATTCTCATCGCAAAACAAGGAACCGGATGCTTTGTCTGTAAAAACGAAATCGTAAAAGGGCCAATTTGAAGCGATTCAGCCGGATGATAAGGAACACCTACCGTATCAGGCTCATGTGTTAAACGGCCGAATTCCAATTCATCAAGCTGGTGGCCGTATATTGGCAAAACGGGCTGTTCAACTCCCATATAGCGTTTCACGAGCCTCCCATGTTGCAGCGGTCCGATATCCGCCACATGATCGTGATGATAGTGAGAAATGATGACAGCGTCCAGTTCTTCAACTTGTATATACTGCTGCAGTTTGGAAAGAACCGCACTTCCGCAATCAATGAGTAAATTAAACCCATCCGCCTGAAATAAATATCCTGAACTTGCTCCATTCACTTTCGGAAATCCGCCCCATTCTCCAATAACAGTTACTTTCATTTCACCTCATCCTTTCATTGAAATAGCACCCG from Pueribacillus theae carries:
- a CDS encoding MBL fold metallo-hydrolase, coding for MKVTVIGEWGGFPKVNGASSGYLFQADGFNLLIDCGSAVLSKLQQYIQVEELDAVIISHYHHDHVADIGPLQHGRLVKRYMGVEQPVLPIYGHQLDELEFGRLTHEPDTVGVPYHPAESLQIGPFTISFLQTKHPVPCFAMRITDQRSTVVYTADSAFKEEFIPFSKQADLLVCESNFYAGMNGSDAGHMTSTEAATIAKEAKVGTLLLTHLPHFGNLSDLVRQAKGVFKGNVELAKEGWTWEG